The Maylandia zebra isolate NMK-2024a linkage group LG7, Mzebra_GT3a, whole genome shotgun sequence genome contains a region encoding:
- the uqcc6 gene encoding ubiquinol-cytochrome-c reductase complex assembly factor 6 yields the protein MPAGVSWARYVRMLGASVLAMFAGAQAVHQYYLPDLSIPDVPPKPGELRTELQGYKVREEALKKVKSERDTG from the exons ATGCCAGCTGGGGTGTCTTGGGCTCGGTACGTCCGGATGTTAGGAGCCAGTGTTTTGGCCATGTTTGCAGGAGCACAGGCTGTCCATCAATACTACCTGCCTGATCTG AGTATACCAGACGTCCCACCAAAGCCTGGTGAGCTTCGAACGGAGCTGCAGGGCTACAAAGTCAGAGAAGAAGCCTTAAAGAAGGTTAAATCTGAACGAGATACCGGCTGA
- the tdg.2 gene encoding G/T mismatch-specific thymine DNA glycosylase, whose translation MEENQFTSLTVPSDYFQQWYQSSQQYPEVQHVAPYPSMDHYTEGPVDEPVMAELSVHRDPNFYQEPFYTNYLPAPNHYPEQVSQQNIREHQQHPDLALLHHPRHQHTQHIQHAQHTQHTQQHGPSIQHQPSGPPKDVTPVKKKRGRPPKQQAEDGETREEDDEVEAAKKAKRALNRFNGMSVAEVMAKTLPDVITYNLDILIIGINPGLLSAYKGHHYPNPGNHFWKCLFLSGLTDQQLNYMHDQSLPEKYSIGFTNMVERTTPGSKDLSSKEIREGGRQLLEKLQKYKPLIAAFNGKGIYEIFCKETFGVKAKNLEFGLQPYKIPETETVCYLMPSSSPRCAQFPRAQDKVHFYIKLKELRDQMKGLAPSREVEETEYSFDLQLAKEDAKRIAIKEEQLDPEYESCSALHEETRHSNNSSK comes from the exons ATGGAAGAAAACCAGTTTACTTCACTGACGGTTCCCTCGGATTATTTTCAGCAGTG GTACCAGTCCAGCCAGCAGTACCCTGAGGTACAGCATGTGGCACCCTATCCCAGCATGGACCATTACACTGAAGGTCCCGTGGATGAGCCTGTCATGGCCGAGCTATCTGTTCACCGGGATCCAAATTTTTATCAGGAACCTTTTTACACGAACTACCTTCCAGCCCCAAATCATTACCCGGAGCAGGTGTCTCAGCAGAACATCAGAGAGCACCAGCAGCACCCAGATCTTGCACTCCTGCACCACCCACGGCATCAACATACACAACACATACAGCATGCTCAACACACACAGCATACACAGCAGCACGGGCCAAGTATTCAGCACCAGCCTTCAGGTCCACCTAAAG ACGTGACACcagtgaagaagaagagaggtCGACCTCCGAAACAGCAAGCGGAGGATGGTGAGACACGTGAGGAGGACGACGAGGTTGAGGCTGCCAAAAAAGCCAAGAGAGCTCTCAACCGCTTCAACGGCATGTCAGTGGCTGAAGTTATGGCTAAAACACTGCCAGATGTGATTACCTACAATCTCGACATTTTGATA ATTGGAATTAATCCAGGCCTATTGTCAGCTTACAAAGGACATCATTACCCAAACCCAGGGAACCATTTCT GGAAATGTCTGTTTCTGTCAGGTCTAACTGACCAGCAACTTAACTACATGCATGACCAGAGCCTGCCAGAGAAATACAGCATCGGCTTTACCAATATGGTAGAAAGGACCACACCTGGCAGCAAGGATCTCTCCAG TAAGGAGATCCGTGAAGGAGGCCGACAGTTACTTGAGAAGCTACAAAAATACAAGCCATTAATAGCAGCGTTTAATGGAAAAG GTATTTATGAAATCTTCTGCAAAGAAACCTTTGGTGTGAAGGCCAAGAACCTTGAGTTTGGACTACAGCCGTACAAAATTCCCGAAACTGAAACG GTGTGCTACTTGATGCCGTCATCGAGCCCCCGCTGTGCTCAGTTTCCTCGTGCACAAGATAAGGTGCATTTTTACATCAAGCTGAAGGAACTAAGAGACCAGATGAAAGGCCTGGCACCGAGCCGTGAGGTGGAAGAGACAGAGTACTCTTTTGACCTGCAGCTAGCTAAAG AGGATGCTAAAAGGATTGCAATCAAAGAGGAGCAGCTAGATCCAGAGTATGAAAGCTGTAGTGCACTGCATGAAGAAACCAGGCACAGCAACAACTCCTCGAAATAA
- the LOC101483520 gene encoding patatin-like phospholipase domain-containing protein 2 → MEKPGKMFNWVEEWNISFAGCGFRSIYYVGALSCILERAPQLVHGASKICGSSSGCLVAAALTVGIPIEQLCADILTTAKEARKHTFGVFHPTFSLLRTVRDSLLEKLPEDAHLRASGRLCVSLTRIADGKNVLVSEFASREELIQVLMCSCFFPVYCGFIPPSYHGMRYVDGALSNMMPLSEQRNTITMAPFSGESDICPREGSYNFFEVHYGNVSIQANTGNVYRVCTSFLPPRLEKLAEICHNGYMDALCFLREKDLLTAQNIHSSAVVGAKSPCCEQTKEVGRAEERMMKCHKENHLDHRVIENLPVAIKKVLCEACRDSHDSSSWRPHYRDFLTMNLFTHLLTFLILPVELTIFFTKSMVSFSCTALCRLLLWSADFYKQKWSISNDSINSASQENNCICRSSGSDSRNQRGRDINTQTLKSKMTSNSKMNLCWDTNGNMDLMPPVSTRTASGQVMLNTPGKGRVINHKESGKKID, encoded by the exons ATGGAGAAACCAGGTAAGATGTTTAACTGGGTCGAGGAGTGGAACATCTCTTTTGCAGGCTGTGGATTCAGGAGCATTTACTACGTGGGAGCTTTGAGCTGTATCCTGGAGCGGGCTCCACAGCTGGTTCATGGTGCTTCTAAAATTTGTGGATCTTCCTCTGGGTGTCTCGTGGCTGCAGCTCTCACTGTTGGCATTCCCATTG AACAGTTGTGTGCTGATATTTTAACCACAGCGAAGGAGGCAAGAAAACACACCTTTGGAGTTTTCCACCCGACCTTCAGCCTGCTCCGGACAGTCAGGGACTCCCTGCTGGAAAAGCTTCCAGAAGATGCCCACCTCCGGGCTTCTGGAAGGCTCTGCGTGTCTCTCACCCGAATAGCTGATGGGAAAAATGTTTTGGTGTCCGAGTTTGCCAGCAGAGAGGAGCTCATTCAG GTTCTCATGTGCAGCTGTTTTTTCCCTGTTTACTGTGGTTTCATTCCACCTTCATACCATGGCATG CGCTACGTGGATGGAGCACTGAGCAACATGATGCCGTTGTCCGAGCAGAGAAACACCATCACCATGGCGCCATTCTCAGGAGAGAGTGACATTTGCCCCAGAGAAGGGTCATACAATTTCTTTGAAGTCCACTACGGAAACGTCAGCATTCAGGCCAACACAGGGAATGTATATCGAGTCTGTACATCCTTCCTCCCCCCCAGACTTGAG AAGCTGGCTGAGATATGCCACAACGGCTACATGGATGCTCTTTGTTTCCTGAGAGAGAAAG ATCTGCTTACAGCACAAAATATTCACAGCAGTGCAGTGGTAGGAGCCAAATCTCCTTGCTGTGAGCAGACGAAGGAAGTGGGTCGTGCAGAAGAGAGGATGATGAAGTGTCACAAGGAAAACCATCTGGACCACAGAGTCATTGAGAACCTCCCAGTGGCTATCAAGAAAG tgCTATGTGAGGCATGCAGGGATAGTCATGACAGTAGCAGCTGGAGGCCGCATTACAGGGACTTCCTCACAATGAATTTGTTTACCCATCTACTTACCTTCCTCATCTTACCTGTTGAGCTGACCATCTTTTTTACCAAAAG CATGGTGTCATTcagctgtacagcactttgcaGATTGTTACTGTGGTCTGCAGATTTCTACAAGCAGAAATGGAGTATTAGCAATGATAGCATCAACAG CGCATCTCAAGAGAATAACTGCATCTGCAGGTCATCTGGTTCAGACAGCAGGAATCAGAGAGGAcgagacataaatacacaaactcTGAAATCAAAGATGACCTCAAATTCTAAAATGAATCTCTGCTGGGACACCAATGGCAACATGGACCTTATGCCCCCAGTCTCAACTAGAACTGCATCTGGCCAGGTGATGTTAAACACACCAGGGAAGGGACGTGTAATCAACCATAAAGAAAGTGGAAAAAAGATTGATTAA
- the tdg.1 gene encoding G/T mismatch-specific thymine DNA glycosylase isoform X1, with product MEEKLNGSLPVVSPEYLQQWVRSAQQFQALQAQYSDVIPEHQFHYTEHQAGEPAMANMVNPEPVMDQLEPTNLTKPPAKKRGRPAQPKEPGAPTPPKVPKARKPPKDPNAPKAKPGPKPKKAAQADGKQEKIDETFKKVKRKVDRFKGMSEEEVMKKTLPDLLDYNLDYVIIGINPGLMAAFIGRWFPGPGNHFWKCLFLSGFTDEQLNHMHDTVLPVKYKMGFTNMVARATPGSKDLTSKELREGGKILVEKLKKYKPLIAVFNGKCIYEMFCRELFGKKPQKLEFGLQPHKIPDCDVALFLMPSSSARCAQFPRAQDKVHFYIKLRELRDQLKGVQRSTEIQEVNYMFDLQLAKEDAKRLAIKEEQYDPGYEDAYGGAYVERGPEGSQAESQSNGHCTFSSAENTEGAQEVTVSQTADGQLPDGQWMTQSFADQIPDIGSGPKDGSI from the exons ATGGAAGAAAAGCTGAATGGATCACTGCCTGTTGTATCTCCGGAGTACCTTCAACAGTG GGTTCGGTCTGCCCAGCAGTTTCAAGCTCTCCAGGCTCAATATTCAGACGTCATTCCTGAACATCAGTTTCACTATACAGAGCATCAAGCTGGAGAGCCAGCTATGGCAAACATGGTTAATCCGGAACCTGTGATGGATCAGCTGGAACCTACCAACTTGACAAAAC CTCCAGCTAAAAAGAGAGGCAGACCAGCTCAACCCAAGGAACCAGGGGCACCCACACCACCAAAAGTCCCAAAGGCACGAAAGCCACCAAAAGACCCAAATGCACCTAAAGCAAAACCAGGTCCAAAGCCCAAAAAGGCAGCTCAGGCTGATGGGAAACAGGAAAAGATTGATGAAACTTTCAAGAAGGTAAAGAGGAAAGTAGACCGCTTCAAGGGCATGTCAGAGGAGGAGGTCATGAAAAAGACTCTACCAGACCTGCTGGACTACAACCTAGACTATGTCATT ATTGGTATCAATCCAGGTCTGATGGCAGCTTTCATTGGAAGATGGTTTCCAGGTCCTGGAAATCATTTCT GGAAGTGTTTGTTTCTGTCTGGATTTACTGATGAGCAGCTCAACCACATGCATGACACCGTCCTACCTGTTAAGTATAAAATGGGCTTCACCAACATGGTGGCCAGGGCAACACCAGGGAGCAAAGATCTTACAAG TAAAGAGTTGCGTGAAGGAGGCAAAATTCTTGTGGAGAAGCTGAAAAAATACAAGCCACTTATTGCTGTGTTCAATGGAAAAT GCATCTATGAAATGTTCTGCAGAGAACTGTTTGgtaaaaaaccacaaaaactcGAATTTGGTTTGCAGCCACACAAGATCCCCGACTGTGACGTG GCTTTGTTTCTGATGCCTTCATCCAGTGCTCGTTGCGCCCAATTCCCTCGTGCTCAGGACAAAGTCCACTTCTACATCAAACTGAGAGAACTCAGAGACCAACTGAAGGGTGTCCAAAGAAGCACAGAGATCCAAGAGGTCAACTACATGTTTGACCTTCAGCTGGCCAAGG AGGATGCCAAGAGGCTGGCAATAAAGGAAGAACAATACGACCCTGGTTATGAAGATGCCTATGGCGGAGCATATGTCGAGAGAGGACCTGAAGGAAGCCAAGCTGAAAGCCAGAGCAACGGTCACTGCACGTTTTCATCTGCTGAAAATACAG AAGGAGCGCAGGAGGTGACTGTatcacaaacagctgatggcCAGCTCCCAGACGGACAGTGGATGACCCAGTCCTTTGCAGATCAGATTCCAGACATAGGCAGCGGACCAAAAGATGGTAGCATATGA
- the tdg.1 gene encoding G/T mismatch-specific thymine DNA glycosylase isoform X2: MANMVNPEPVMDQLEPTNLTKPPAKKRGRPAQPKEPGAPTPPKVPKARKPPKDPNAPKAKPGPKPKKAAQADGKQEKIDETFKKVKRKVDRFKGMSEEEVMKKTLPDLLDYNLDYVIIGINPGLMAAFIGRWFPGPGNHFWKCLFLSGFTDEQLNHMHDTVLPVKYKMGFTNMVARATPGSKDLTSKELREGGKILVEKLKKYKPLIAVFNGKCIYEMFCRELFGKKPQKLEFGLQPHKIPDCDVALFLMPSSSARCAQFPRAQDKVHFYIKLRELRDQLKGVQRSTEIQEVNYMFDLQLAKEDAKRLAIKEEQYDPGYEDAYGGAYVERGPEGSQAESQSNGHCTFSSAENTEGAQEVTVSQTADGQLPDGQWMTQSFADQIPDIGSGPKDGSI; the protein is encoded by the exons ATGGCAAACATGGTTAATCCGGAACCTGTGATGGATCAGCTGGAACCTACCAACTTGACAAAAC CTCCAGCTAAAAAGAGAGGCAGACCAGCTCAACCCAAGGAACCAGGGGCACCCACACCACCAAAAGTCCCAAAGGCACGAAAGCCACCAAAAGACCCAAATGCACCTAAAGCAAAACCAGGTCCAAAGCCCAAAAAGGCAGCTCAGGCTGATGGGAAACAGGAAAAGATTGATGAAACTTTCAAGAAGGTAAAGAGGAAAGTAGACCGCTTCAAGGGCATGTCAGAGGAGGAGGTCATGAAAAAGACTCTACCAGACCTGCTGGACTACAACCTAGACTATGTCATT ATTGGTATCAATCCAGGTCTGATGGCAGCTTTCATTGGAAGATGGTTTCCAGGTCCTGGAAATCATTTCT GGAAGTGTTTGTTTCTGTCTGGATTTACTGATGAGCAGCTCAACCACATGCATGACACCGTCCTACCTGTTAAGTATAAAATGGGCTTCACCAACATGGTGGCCAGGGCAACACCAGGGAGCAAAGATCTTACAAG TAAAGAGTTGCGTGAAGGAGGCAAAATTCTTGTGGAGAAGCTGAAAAAATACAAGCCACTTATTGCTGTGTTCAATGGAAAAT GCATCTATGAAATGTTCTGCAGAGAACTGTTTGgtaaaaaaccacaaaaactcGAATTTGGTTTGCAGCCACACAAGATCCCCGACTGTGACGTG GCTTTGTTTCTGATGCCTTCATCCAGTGCTCGTTGCGCCCAATTCCCTCGTGCTCAGGACAAAGTCCACTTCTACATCAAACTGAGAGAACTCAGAGACCAACTGAAGGGTGTCCAAAGAAGCACAGAGATCCAAGAGGTCAACTACATGTTTGACCTTCAGCTGGCCAAGG AGGATGCCAAGAGGCTGGCAATAAAGGAAGAACAATACGACCCTGGTTATGAAGATGCCTATGGCGGAGCATATGTCGAGAGAGGACCTGAAGGAAGCCAAGCTGAAAGCCAGAGCAACGGTCACTGCACGTTTTCATCTGCTGAAAATACAG AAGGAGCGCAGGAGGTGACTGTatcacaaacagctgatggcCAGCTCCCAGACGGACAGTGGATGACCCAGTCCTTTGCAGATCAGATTCCAGACATAGGCAGCGGACCAAAAGATGGTAGCATATGA
- the efcab10 gene encoding EF-hand calcium-binding domain-containing protein 10 — translation MAARREEDAAVYLEKHKLIELMDNLTSMLFFYRPEKPREFLIEKLEQLKLSQQSGVIGPNLFDDSNLDVVFRIMDPDNKQYISFVQYKQALTMMGIKDINECPDGVNEDRISHETFKTEATQGLERCSATYVQL, via the exons ATGGCGGCGCGGAGGGAGGAAGACGCAGCTGTTTATCTGGAGAAACACAAACTCATCGAGCTTATGGACAACCTGACTAGCATGCTCTTCTTTTACAGACCCG AGAAACCCAGGGAGTTTCTTATTGAAAAACTGGAGCAGCTAAAGCTGTCTCAACAGAGTGGTGTGATTGGGCCAAATCTGTTCGATGACTCTAACCTGGATGTAGTCTTTAGGATTATGGACCCTGATAATAAACAATACATCTCTTTTGTCCAGTACAAACAAG CTTTGACAATGATGGGCATAAAAGACATCAATGAATGTCCCGATGGTGTAAATGAAGATCGGATATCCCATGAGACGTTCAAAACAGAAGC GACACAAGGTCTGGAGAGGTGCTCAGCAACTTATGTACAGCTGTGA